In the genome of Paenibacillus pabuli, one region contains:
- a CDS encoding peptidoglycan DD-metalloendopeptidase family protein, with protein sequence MKWSINRLHEPREIQDQRSNCGKDQLESNYVASENLQSRKNWKVLAIALCACVILSACGNDNSITSEQGEKQSAEQTSNTNETGKNTEQEQTYGSEVSTMVTPDNFIDTLMNGSKDAIYSQFSPEMKKAMTLEQFKTSADQFLQGATTFSQVVDAQMNNLTEYSWKNQTGTKGIQAYFSKENQIEGLLIQPLETHEDTDQKFTKTAFQFPMKGEWYVFWGGNDVMSNYHYEHETQRYALDIVRTKDGFSFNGDAKVNASYYAFGEPLYAAADGTVVEIKNDIPDNTPGVMNPEEPAGNNVVIDHGNGEYSITGHIKEGSVAVKKGDKVKQGDLIGELGNSGNSSEAHLHFQVSDGPDLFTSRSINIRWADQSQQLTRGKTIQALPES encoded by the coding sequence ATGAAGTGGAGTATAAATAGGTTGCATGAGCCAAGAGAGATACAGGATCAACGTTCGAATTGCGGGAAGGATCAGCTGGAATCCAACTATGTTGCATCTGAGAATTTACAGAGCAGAAAAAACTGGAAGGTGCTTGCTATTGCCCTGTGTGCCTGCGTGATATTGTCTGCCTGTGGCAACGATAACTCCATTACATCCGAACAGGGGGAAAAGCAGTCGGCCGAACAGACGTCCAATACGAATGAAACGGGTAAGAATACCGAGCAGGAACAGACTTACGGTTCAGAGGTGAGCACGATGGTAACCCCAGACAATTTCATAGATACATTAATGAATGGTTCGAAGGATGCGATCTATAGCCAGTTTTCCCCGGAAATGAAGAAAGCGATGACGCTTGAACAGTTCAAAACGTCTGCCGACCAGTTTCTGCAGGGCGCAACTACCTTTAGCCAAGTAGTGGATGCGCAAATGAACAATTTAACTGAGTATTCATGGAAGAATCAAACAGGGACCAAAGGGATTCAAGCCTATTTTTCCAAAGAAAATCAGATAGAAGGTTTGTTGATCCAGCCGCTGGAAACCCATGAAGATACGGATCAAAAGTTCACGAAAACCGCATTCCAATTTCCGATGAAGGGTGAATGGTACGTGTTCTGGGGAGGCAATGATGTGATGTCGAACTATCATTACGAGCATGAAACACAGCGCTATGCGCTGGATATCGTTCGAACCAAAGATGGTTTCAGTTTCAACGGAGATGCTAAGGTGAATGCAAGCTACTATGCTTTTGGTGAACCACTCTATGCTGCTGCGGACGGAACAGTTGTCGAAATCAAAAATGATATTCCAGACAACACACCAGGTGTTATGAACCCGGAAGAGCCAGCGGGTAATAACGTGGTCATTGACCATGGAAATGGAGAATACAGCATCACGGGGCATATCAAGGAAGGCAGTGTAGCGGTCAAAAAAGGGGATAAAGTCAAGCAGGGAGACCTCATTGGAGAGCTGGGTAACTCAGGTAATTCCAGCGAAGCTCATCTACACTTCCAGGTATCGGACGGCCCGGATCTATTCACTTCCCGTTCTATCAACATTCGTTGGGCGGATCAAAGCCAGCAGTTAACCCGGGGAAAGACCATTCAGGCATTGCCGGAGTCATAA
- a CDS encoding GNAT family N-acetyltransferase: MELDSVQIEYASREDLPRIVEIYNSTIESRMVTADLEPVTVEQRIPWFEEHSSDHRPLWVMRHEGQVVAWASLSSFYGRPAYNGTVEVSVYVDQQCRGIGAGGRLLNTIFAACPALGIKTILGFVFGHNEPSLGLLRKHGFEQWGYYPEVAVLDGVNRDLAILGKKI, from the coding sequence ATGGAGCTGGATAGTGTGCAGATTGAGTATGCGTCCCGTGAGGACTTGCCAAGAATTGTGGAAATCTATAATTCCACGATTGAGAGCCGAATGGTGACGGCGGACTTGGAGCCGGTGACCGTCGAACAACGTATTCCATGGTTTGAGGAGCATTCATCGGATCATCGTCCACTCTGGGTGATGAGGCATGAGGGACAGGTTGTAGCCTGGGCGAGTCTCAGTTCCTTTTATGGACGTCCTGCGTACAATGGAACGGTGGAAGTCAGTGTGTATGTGGATCAGCAGTGCCGGGGAATTGGGGCTGGCGGACGTTTGCTGAATACCATTTTTGCCGCTTGTCCTGCACTTGGAATCAAGACGATTCTGGGCTTTGTGTTTGGACATAATGAACCGAGTCTGGGGCTGCTGCGCAAGCATGGCTTTGAACAGTGGGGATATTACCCTGAAGTAGCTGTACTGGATGGCGTCAACCGGGATTTGGCGATTTTGGGCAAGAAAATATAA
- a CDS encoding ammonium transporter, with product MTLETLSSGIDTVWVVLSAAMILLMEGGFALLEAGFVRYKNSVNIIMKVFADITIGTLIFYAIGFGLMYGSDAGGLVGITGFFLNGDLSHLDVPVSLETFWLFQAAFTIAVISIVSGAVAERINFRAYLLYILLMTAIIYPIGGHWAWGGGWLSKLGMQDFAGSAVIHALGGFSALAAAIIIGPRKGKYTPLGVSAIALPSNLPLASVGAFLLWFGWFGFNAGSTLSATDVRIGHIAIVTMLSAASGGAVTLLYTLFRFNRSDAPSVINGSLAGLVGITAGCAFVGDMAAIFIGAVSGLLMMVATNWLDRRQIDDPVGAFPVHAVSGMWGTIAVGLFATDGGLFMGGGWRLLGVQALGLTALVVWGFVMTWTGLKLISKIVPVRSTEEEEELGLDISYHGVMAAHQSHEFLDGEEHIRAFQDGSPNRNR from the coding sequence ATGACTTTGGAGACGTTAAGCTCCGGTATCGATACGGTCTGGGTTGTACTGAGTGCAGCCATGATTTTATTGATGGAGGGCGGATTCGCCCTGCTGGAGGCTGGATTTGTACGTTATAAAAATAGTGTGAATATTATTATGAAGGTTTTCGCTGACATTACGATTGGAACATTGATTTTCTATGCCATCGGATTCGGCTTGATGTATGGATCTGATGCCGGAGGTTTGGTAGGCATAACCGGATTTTTCCTGAATGGTGACCTGTCCCACCTGGATGTACCGGTATCACTGGAAACATTCTGGCTCTTTCAGGCCGCGTTTACCATTGCTGTCATTTCCATCGTATCGGGTGCCGTAGCCGAGCGAATTAACTTTCGCGCCTATCTGCTGTATATCCTCTTGATGACGGCGATTATTTATCCGATTGGCGGACACTGGGCGTGGGGTGGCGGCTGGCTCAGCAAGCTGGGAATGCAGGATTTTGCCGGTTCAGCTGTCATTCACGCGTTGGGCGGTTTCTCTGCACTGGCCGCAGCAATCATTATTGGGCCGCGTAAAGGCAAGTACACGCCGCTTGGCGTGAGTGCCATTGCGCTTCCGAGCAATCTGCCGCTGGCATCTGTAGGTGCGTTTCTGCTGTGGTTCGGCTGGTTTGGCTTCAATGCAGGAAGTACACTCAGTGCGACTGATGTAAGGATCGGTCACATAGCTATCGTTACGATGTTATCTGCTGCTTCAGGCGGTGCGGTTACATTGCTCTACACCTTGTTCCGGTTCAACCGTTCGGATGCACCGTCTGTCATTAATGGCTCTCTTGCCGGTTTGGTTGGTATTACGGCGGGGTGTGCCTTTGTTGGTGATATGGCTGCGATATTCATCGGGGCGGTATCCGGATTGCTCATGATGGTTGCAACGAATTGGCTGGACCGCAGGCAGATCGATGATCCTGTGGGTGCGTTCCCTGTTCATGCAGTATCCGGCATGTGGGGAACCATTGCCGTGGGGCTGTTTGCAACCGATGGTGGCTTGTTCATGGGAGGCGGCTGGAGGCTGCTGGGTGTCCAGGCGCTCGGCCTCACGGCTCTAGTCGTTTGGGGATTTGTCATGACCTGGACCGGTCTGAAACTGATTAGCAAGATTGTTCCTGTCCGTTCCACGGAAGAAGAGGAAGAGCTTGGCCTGGATATTAGTTATCATGGTGTAATGGCTGCACACCAGTCGCATGAATTCCTGGATGGCGAGGAGCATATTCGTGCTTTCCAGGATGGATCACCGAATCGAAATCGTTAA
- a CDS encoding YwqG family protein, with product MIKPEQCERLTRKARKTLEEYGLGSAADLLLSSSRWGIRLDVSTIDEYRRTGNSRVGGNPDLPGSMKWPLTQDGVPMTFLAQLNLVDMTPYTPNDGRGSLPERGMLYFFIGVDEPAYHIEHRVIYEPDAHNLTRREPNGETALGEDNFVAHSVTVLPNLEFPTYAYIDSLALNAIAAPLSDGALAVEGEEGLYDRYLEFESSWNHPSTQNWGGMFGYPDGQHPDAEHQALLQIVLGEEYGYDQQACEKKLTAHYGGDEERTQQELADTLLLLKIDTHDAIGFQWWDCGELQFFIRKADLLAGRFDQTYCSLYSS from the coding sequence ATGATTAAACCGGAACAATGTGAACGTCTGACCAGAAAAGCCCGGAAAACTCTTGAAGAATATGGATTGGGTAGTGCTGCCGATCTGCTGTTATCTTCAAGCCGTTGGGGAATTCGTCTTGATGTATCGACAATCGATGAGTATCGCAGAACAGGAAATTCACGTGTAGGTGGAAATCCGGATCTGCCAGGTAGCATGAAATGGCCTTTGACACAGGATGGGGTGCCCATGACGTTCTTGGCCCAGTTGAATCTCGTGGACATGACGCCATATACGCCTAATGACGGCCGTGGCAGTTTGCCGGAACGAGGCATGTTATATTTTTTCATTGGTGTGGATGAACCTGCTTATCATATTGAGCATCGTGTGATTTACGAACCGGATGCTCATAACCTGACAAGGCGAGAGCCTAATGGCGAAACCGCACTGGGTGAGGACAATTTTGTAGCGCATTCGGTAACGGTGCTGCCTAATCTCGAGTTTCCTACATATGCATACATTGATTCTCTGGCTCTGAATGCAATCGCTGCCCCGCTGTCTGATGGAGCGTTAGCCGTCGAAGGGGAGGAAGGTCTATATGACCGATACCTTGAATTTGAGTCCAGCTGGAACCATCCGAGTACGCAGAACTGGGGTGGCATGTTTGGATACCCTGACGGACAGCATCCGGATGCGGAGCATCAAGCGTTGTTGCAGATCGTACTTGGTGAAGAGTATGGTTATGACCAACAAGCTTGTGAGAAAAAGCTAACTGCTCATTACGGCGGAGATGAGGAACGGACACAACAGGAGCTTGCGGATACCTTGCTTCTATTAAAAATTGATACGCATGACGCTATCGGTTTTCAGTGGTGGGATTGTGGGGAGCTGCAATTTTTCATTCGCAAGGCTGACCTGCTCGCGGGACGATTTGATCAAACGTATTGTTCGTTATATTCAAGTTGA